In Cygnus olor isolate bCygOlo1 chromosome 12, bCygOlo1.pri.v2, whole genome shotgun sequence, one DNA window encodes the following:
- the LOC121076599 gene encoding telomeric repeat-binding factor 2-interacting protein 1 yields the protein MAAGGNAAAGRSRRLFLWDDGRPMRFYVRPGLTKLRLAPLLLAGGGRLCRIQEPGAVLLAQPGEVVPGGAVSAEYVTECVERNQRLPLEPFRLPAAPPAPPAASPRGRLAFTEAEDAALLQAVRGRGGRRVGGRTLWKELERAGLTRHTWQAMRDRYLRHLRPLHGEPQQAEEERAQGMGIFEAANREFESDESGSDTSDALEELPTQVGGGKSPREMAAGLKTGMEDCAFPGTQLQREDRPRSTCSSSSVVGEVVKTMQHFMERFNVDLFTVTQAFLKNTGEVETTSYFLQTGQRLDGYPVWSREDDLELQKDDEHVRSKLIAKFGAENVAKRVAFRKS from the exons ATGGCGGCGGGCGGGAacgcggcggcggggcggtcGCGGCGGCTGTTCCTCTGGGACGACGGGAGACCGATGCGGTTCTACGTGCGGCCCGGGCTGACCAAGCTGCGCCTGGCGCCCCTGCTGctggcgggcggcgggcggctgtGCCGCATCCAGGAGCCGGGCGCCGTGCTCTTGGCGCAGCCCGGCGAGGTGGTGCCCGGCGGGGCCGTCTCCGCCGAGTACGTGACGGAGTGCGTGGAGCGCAACCAGCGCCTGCCGCTGGAGCCCTTCCGGCtgcccgccgcgccgcccgcgccgcccgccgcctcgCCGCGCGGCCGCCTCGCCTTCACGGAGGCGGAGGACGCGGCGCTGCTGCAGGCCGTGCgcgggcggggcgggaggcgggTGGGCGGCAGGACGCTGTGGAAGGAGCTGGAGCGCGCCGGCCTGACGCGGCACACCTGGCAGGCCATGCGCGACCGCTACCTGCGGCACCTGAGGCCGCTGCACGGGG AGCCCCAGCAGGCGGAGGAGGAGCGCGCACAAGGCATGGGCATTTTCGAGGCAGCGAACCGGGAGTTTGAAAGCGACGAG TCAGGAAGTGACACCTCAGATGCTCTAGAAGAACTTCCTACACAAGTTGGAGGGGGAAAGTCTCCACGTGAAATGGCAGCTGGTTTGAAGACTGGTATGGAGGACTGTGCTTTCCCTGGCACTCAATTACAAAGGGAAGACAGACCAAGAAGCACTTGCTCTTCTTCCAGTGTGGTGGGAGAAGTAGTGAAAACTATGCAGCACTTCATGGAAAGGTTTAACGTGGACCTGTTCACTGTTACACAGGcctttctgaaaaacactggTGAAGTGGAGACTACATCATACTTTCTGCAGACAGGGCAGCGTTTGGATGGATATCCTGTGTGGAGCAGAGAGGACGATTTAGAATTGCAAAAGGATGATGAGCATGTCAGAAGTAAATTGATAGCAAAA
- the KARS1 gene encoding lysine--tRNA ligase isoform X2, with protein sequence MATAAERACDAGDAEPRLSKNELKRRLKAERKIAEKEAKQKEQSEKHSNKPSLTSDSENNIGADEENLDPNQYYKIRSQAIQQLQGTNEDPYPHKFHVDLSLSDFIEKYHHLQPGDHLTDITVRVAGRIHAKRASGGKLIFYDLRGEGVKLQVMANSRLYKSEEEYFCINNKLRRGDIIGVEGNPGKTKKGELSIIPYEIILLSPCLHMLPHLHFGLKDKETRYRQRYLDLILNDYVRQKFITRAKIVTYIRSFLDELGFLEIETPMMNIIPGGAMARPFITYHNELDMNLYMRIAPELYHKMVVVGGLDRVYEIGRQFRNEGIDLTHNPEFTTCEFYMAYADYHDLMEITEKLLSGMVKHITGSYKITYHPDGQDGQAYEIDFTLPFRRISMVDELEKVLGVKFPSAESFETEETRRFFDDLCVARNVECPPPRTTARLLDRLVGEFLEVTCINPTFICDHPQIMSPLAKWHRAHRGLTERFELFVMKKEVCNAYTELNDPFRQRQLFEDQAKAKAAGDDEAMFIDENFCTALEYGLPPTAGWGMGIDRFTMFLTDSSNIKEVLLFPAMKPEDKRKEAQPDRPAEGTSV encoded by the exons ATGGCGACCGCAGCGGAGCGGGCTTGCGATGCGGGGGACGCTGAGCCGCGCCTCAGTAAAAA CGAGCTGAAGAGGCGTTTgaaggctgaaagaaaaatagccGAAAAAGAGGCAAAGCAGAAAGAGCAAAGTGAAAAGCATTCAAATAAGCCTTCCTTGACTTCTGACTCCGAGAATAACATTGGTGCCGATGAGGAAAACTTGGATCCAAAT CAATACTACAAGATCCGTAGCCAAGcaatccagcagctgcagggcaccAATGAAGATCCTTATCCCCACAAATTCCACGTAGACTTATCTCTCTCAGATTTTATAGAGAAATACCATCACTTGCAGCCAGGAGATCACCTGACAGACATTACAGTGAGAGTGGCAG GTCGAATCCACGCAAAGCGTGCCTCTGGAGGGAAACTGATTTTCTATGATCTTCGTGGTGAAGGAGTCAAGTTGCAGGTCATGGCAAATTCCAG GCTTTATAAATCTGAGgaagaatatttctgtattaacaACAAGCTGCGTCGTGGGGACATTATTGGTGTAGAAGGAAATCCcgggaaaacaaagaaaggggAACTGAGTATTATACCTTATGAAATAATTCTGTTGTCTCCATGCCTGCACATGTTGCCTCATCTTCACTTTGGCCTCAAAGATAAG gAAACTAGATATCGTCAGAGATACTTGGATTTAATTCTTAATGATTATGTGAGGCAAAAATTTATAACCCGTGCAAAGATTGTGACATATATCCGGAGCTTTCTAGATGAATTGGGCTTCCTAGAG ATTGAAACTCCTATGATGAATATAATTCCAGGTGGAGCCATGGCAAGACCTTTTATCACATACCACAATGAGCTTGATATGAATTTATATATGAGAATTGCTCCGGAGCTTTACCATAAG aTGGTGGTGGTTGGAGGCTTGGACAGAGTATATGAAATTGGGCGTCAGTTCCGGAATGAAGGAATTGATTTGACTCACAACCCTGAGTTCACAACTTGTGAATTCTATATGGCTTATGCGGACTACCATGACTTGATGGAAATTACAGAGAAGTTGCTTTCAG GGATGGTGAAACATATTACTGGAAGCTACAAGATCACTTATCATCCAGATGGTCAGGATGGACAGGCATATGAGATAGATTTTACCCTTCCCTTCCGACGCATTAGCATGGTGGATGAATTGGAAAAGGTTCTAGGAGTGAAATTTCCATCAGCCGAGTCCTTTGAAACTGAAG AAACTCGCAGGTTCTTTGATGACCTTTGTGTGGCAAGAAATGTTGAGTGTCCACCTCCCAGGACAACAGCCCGGCTTCTTGACAGA ttaGTCGGTGAATTTCTGGAAGTCACTTGTATCAACCCAACATTCATCTGTGATCACCCTCAGATCATGAGTCCTCTAGCCAAATG GCATCGCGCTCATCGGGGACTAACAGAACGTTTTGAACTCTTTGTGATGAAGAAGGAAGTGTGCAATGCGTACACAGAACTTAATGATCCTTTCCGGCAGCGGCAGCTTTTTGAGGATCAGGCCAAG GCAAAGGCCGCAGGTGATGATGAAGCCATGTTTATTGATGAAAACTTCTGCACCGCACTGGAGTACGGCCTTCCTCCTACAGCTGGCTGGGGCATGGGAATCGATCGCTTCACCATGTTCCTCACGGATTCCAGTAACATCAAG GAGGTGCTGCTCTTCCCCGCCATGAAGCCGGAGGACAAGAGGAAGGAGGCGCAGCCCGACCGGCCTGCCGAAGGCACCTCCGTGTGA
- the KARS1 gene encoding lysine--tRNA ligase isoform X1, whose translation MLSPAAARLRGWAWRAAPALRWRQALHDQSSELKRRLKAERKIAEKEAKQKEQSEKHSNKPSLTSDSENNIGADEENLDPNQYYKIRSQAIQQLQGTNEDPYPHKFHVDLSLSDFIEKYHHLQPGDHLTDITVRVAGRIHAKRASGGKLIFYDLRGEGVKLQVMANSRLYKSEEEYFCINNKLRRGDIIGVEGNPGKTKKGELSIIPYEIILLSPCLHMLPHLHFGLKDKETRYRQRYLDLILNDYVRQKFITRAKIVTYIRSFLDELGFLEIETPMMNIIPGGAMARPFITYHNELDMNLYMRIAPELYHKMVVVGGLDRVYEIGRQFRNEGIDLTHNPEFTTCEFYMAYADYHDLMEITEKLLSGMVKHITGSYKITYHPDGQDGQAYEIDFTLPFRRISMVDELEKVLGVKFPSAESFETEETRRFFDDLCVARNVECPPPRTTARLLDRLVGEFLEVTCINPTFICDHPQIMSPLAKWHRAHRGLTERFELFVMKKEVCNAYTELNDPFRQRQLFEDQAKAKAAGDDEAMFIDENFCTALEYGLPPTAGWGMGIDRFTMFLTDSSNIKEVLLFPAMKPEDKRKEAQPDRPAEGTSV comes from the exons ATGCTGAGCCCCGCCGCTGCGCGGCTCCGCGGCTGGGCCTGGAGGGCCGCGCCCGCGCTCCGATGGCGCCAGGCACTTCATGACCAAAGCAG CGAGCTGAAGAGGCGTTTgaaggctgaaagaaaaatagccGAAAAAGAGGCAAAGCAGAAAGAGCAAAGTGAAAAGCATTCAAATAAGCCTTCCTTGACTTCTGACTCCGAGAATAACATTGGTGCCGATGAGGAAAACTTGGATCCAAAT CAATACTACAAGATCCGTAGCCAAGcaatccagcagctgcagggcaccAATGAAGATCCTTATCCCCACAAATTCCACGTAGACTTATCTCTCTCAGATTTTATAGAGAAATACCATCACTTGCAGCCAGGAGATCACCTGACAGACATTACAGTGAGAGTGGCAG GTCGAATCCACGCAAAGCGTGCCTCTGGAGGGAAACTGATTTTCTATGATCTTCGTGGTGAAGGAGTCAAGTTGCAGGTCATGGCAAATTCCAG GCTTTATAAATCTGAGgaagaatatttctgtattaacaACAAGCTGCGTCGTGGGGACATTATTGGTGTAGAAGGAAATCCcgggaaaacaaagaaaggggAACTGAGTATTATACCTTATGAAATAATTCTGTTGTCTCCATGCCTGCACATGTTGCCTCATCTTCACTTTGGCCTCAAAGATAAG gAAACTAGATATCGTCAGAGATACTTGGATTTAATTCTTAATGATTATGTGAGGCAAAAATTTATAACCCGTGCAAAGATTGTGACATATATCCGGAGCTTTCTAGATGAATTGGGCTTCCTAGAG ATTGAAACTCCTATGATGAATATAATTCCAGGTGGAGCCATGGCAAGACCTTTTATCACATACCACAATGAGCTTGATATGAATTTATATATGAGAATTGCTCCGGAGCTTTACCATAAG aTGGTGGTGGTTGGAGGCTTGGACAGAGTATATGAAATTGGGCGTCAGTTCCGGAATGAAGGAATTGATTTGACTCACAACCCTGAGTTCACAACTTGTGAATTCTATATGGCTTATGCGGACTACCATGACTTGATGGAAATTACAGAGAAGTTGCTTTCAG GGATGGTGAAACATATTACTGGAAGCTACAAGATCACTTATCATCCAGATGGTCAGGATGGACAGGCATATGAGATAGATTTTACCCTTCCCTTCCGACGCATTAGCATGGTGGATGAATTGGAAAAGGTTCTAGGAGTGAAATTTCCATCAGCCGAGTCCTTTGAAACTGAAG AAACTCGCAGGTTCTTTGATGACCTTTGTGTGGCAAGAAATGTTGAGTGTCCACCTCCCAGGACAACAGCCCGGCTTCTTGACAGA ttaGTCGGTGAATTTCTGGAAGTCACTTGTATCAACCCAACATTCATCTGTGATCACCCTCAGATCATGAGTCCTCTAGCCAAATG GCATCGCGCTCATCGGGGACTAACAGAACGTTTTGAACTCTTTGTGATGAAGAAGGAAGTGTGCAATGCGTACACAGAACTTAATGATCCTTTCCGGCAGCGGCAGCTTTTTGAGGATCAGGCCAAG GCAAAGGCCGCAGGTGATGATGAAGCCATGTTTATTGATGAAAACTTCTGCACCGCACTGGAGTACGGCCTTCCTCCTACAGCTGGCTGGGGCATGGGAATCGATCGCTTCACCATGTTCCTCACGGATTCCAGTAACATCAAG GAGGTGCTGCTCTTCCCCGCCATGAAGCCGGAGGACAAGAGGAAGGAGGCGCAGCCCGACCGGCCTGCCGAAGGCACCTCCGTGTGA
- the KARS1 gene encoding lysine--tRNA ligase isoform X3, producing the protein MANSRLYKSEEEYFCINNKLRRGDIIGVEGNPGKTKKGELSIIPYEIILLSPCLHMLPHLHFGLKDKETRYRQRYLDLILNDYVRQKFITRAKIVTYIRSFLDELGFLEIETPMMNIIPGGAMARPFITYHNELDMNLYMRIAPELYHKMVVVGGLDRVYEIGRQFRNEGIDLTHNPEFTTCEFYMAYADYHDLMEITEKLLSGMVKHITGSYKITYHPDGQDGQAYEIDFTLPFRRISMVDELEKVLGVKFPSAESFETEETRRFFDDLCVARNVECPPPRTTARLLDRLVGEFLEVTCINPTFICDHPQIMSPLAKWHRAHRGLTERFELFVMKKEVCNAYTELNDPFRQRQLFEDQAKAKAAGDDEAMFIDENFCTALEYGLPPTAGWGMGIDRFTMFLTDSSNIKEVLLFPAMKPEDKRKEAQPDRPAEGTSV; encoded by the exons ATGGCAAATTCCAG GCTTTATAAATCTGAGgaagaatatttctgtattaacaACAAGCTGCGTCGTGGGGACATTATTGGTGTAGAAGGAAATCCcgggaaaacaaagaaaggggAACTGAGTATTATACCTTATGAAATAATTCTGTTGTCTCCATGCCTGCACATGTTGCCTCATCTTCACTTTGGCCTCAAAGATAAG gAAACTAGATATCGTCAGAGATACTTGGATTTAATTCTTAATGATTATGTGAGGCAAAAATTTATAACCCGTGCAAAGATTGTGACATATATCCGGAGCTTTCTAGATGAATTGGGCTTCCTAGAG ATTGAAACTCCTATGATGAATATAATTCCAGGTGGAGCCATGGCAAGACCTTTTATCACATACCACAATGAGCTTGATATGAATTTATATATGAGAATTGCTCCGGAGCTTTACCATAAG aTGGTGGTGGTTGGAGGCTTGGACAGAGTATATGAAATTGGGCGTCAGTTCCGGAATGAAGGAATTGATTTGACTCACAACCCTGAGTTCACAACTTGTGAATTCTATATGGCTTATGCGGACTACCATGACTTGATGGAAATTACAGAGAAGTTGCTTTCAG GGATGGTGAAACATATTACTGGAAGCTACAAGATCACTTATCATCCAGATGGTCAGGATGGACAGGCATATGAGATAGATTTTACCCTTCCCTTCCGACGCATTAGCATGGTGGATGAATTGGAAAAGGTTCTAGGAGTGAAATTTCCATCAGCCGAGTCCTTTGAAACTGAAG AAACTCGCAGGTTCTTTGATGACCTTTGTGTGGCAAGAAATGTTGAGTGTCCACCTCCCAGGACAACAGCCCGGCTTCTTGACAGA ttaGTCGGTGAATTTCTGGAAGTCACTTGTATCAACCCAACATTCATCTGTGATCACCCTCAGATCATGAGTCCTCTAGCCAAATG GCATCGCGCTCATCGGGGACTAACAGAACGTTTTGAACTCTTTGTGATGAAGAAGGAAGTGTGCAATGCGTACACAGAACTTAATGATCCTTTCCGGCAGCGGCAGCTTTTTGAGGATCAGGCCAAG GCAAAGGCCGCAGGTGATGATGAAGCCATGTTTATTGATGAAAACTTCTGCACCGCACTGGAGTACGGCCTTCCTCCTACAGCTGGCTGGGGCATGGGAATCGATCGCTTCACCATGTTCCTCACGGATTCCAGTAACATCAAG GAGGTGCTGCTCTTCCCCGCCATGAAGCCGGAGGACAAGAGGAAGGAGGCGCAGCCCGACCGGCCTGCCGAAGGCACCTCCGTGTGA